A DNA window from Stutzerimonas stutzeri contains the following coding sequences:
- a CDS encoding sensor histidine kinase — protein sequence MRLADFILENIEPILQQWEDFAKTMTPAADGMDSAALRDHAEQMLIAIAADLRTAQTAKAQITKSHGKARRSGDITPAETHAEIRHSSGFTIEQLIAEYRALRTSVLVLWMSSDAVSKEHEVSDIVRFNEAIDQALAESVVSYADAVDAARNVFLGILGHDLRSPLGAILLSADVLLHAGDLPPKPTINVSRIYTSVKRSIKIVGDLLDFTRTHSGGGIPVRKDSEDLAQACEGMVEEARAYNPDRQIILQSEPSLPGQFDKSRMEQVIANLIGNAIEHGEAGTLVTVSLKSDEGIATLTVHNVGRPIDESAKSSLFNPMVRHLQSGNAEYGAGAGLGLGLYIASAIVDAHHGSIDVDSTAASGTTFTVRIPLDGSPAV from the coding sequence GTGCGCTTAGCTGATTTTATTCTTGAAAATATCGAACCTATCCTTCAGCAATGGGAAGACTTCGCCAAGACGATGACACCAGCCGCCGATGGCATGGATTCAGCGGCGTTGCGGGATCACGCAGAACAAATGCTGATTGCGATCGCTGCAGATTTGCGAACGGCCCAGACAGCCAAGGCGCAGATCACTAAATCCCATGGCAAAGCGCGGCGCTCCGGCGATATCACCCCGGCGGAAACGCATGCGGAAATACGGCACTCGTCAGGATTCACGATCGAGCAGCTGATCGCGGAGTACCGCGCATTGCGCACCAGTGTGCTGGTGTTGTGGATGTCGTCCGATGCGGTGTCGAAAGAGCATGAGGTTTCGGACATCGTCCGCTTCAACGAAGCAATCGATCAGGCGCTTGCCGAGTCGGTGGTCAGCTATGCGGACGCTGTAGATGCCGCGCGAAATGTGTTTCTTGGCATATTGGGCCACGATCTGCGAAGTCCCCTCGGCGCCATATTGCTAAGTGCTGACGTACTGCTACATGCAGGGGATCTGCCCCCCAAACCGACCATCAACGTGTCGCGTATCTATACGAGCGTAAAGCGCTCCATCAAGATCGTCGGCGACCTCCTGGACTTCACCCGCACGCACTCCGGCGGAGGCATTCCGGTGCGCAAGGACAGCGAAGACCTGGCGCAGGCGTGTGAAGGTATGGTCGAAGAGGCAAGGGCGTACAACCCCGACCGACAGATTATCCTGCAGTCCGAGCCGAGCCTTCCTGGACAGTTCGATAAATCCAGAATGGAGCAGGTGATCGCCAACCTGATCGGCAACGCCATCGAGCATGGCGAGGCGGGTACACTCGTCACGGTCAGTTTGAAAAGCGATGAGGGAATTGCCACGTTGACGGTTCACAACGTCGGTCGCCCCATCGACGAATCGGCGAAAAGCAGTCTTTTCAACCCGATGGTGCGCCACCTGCAAAGCGGTAATGCCGAGTATGGCGCCGGAGCAGGCCTCGGGCTTGGCCTATACATCGCGTCCGCCATCGTAGATGCGCATCATGGCAGTATCGACGTCGACTCGACCGCGGCTAGCGGCACCACCTTCACGGTCCGCATTCCCCTGGATGGCTCCCCGGCCGTATGA
- a CDS encoding PP2C family protein-serine/threonine phosphatase: MQPSLSDPLLDYAGQSSPGRKRSHNEDALLCSPEQGLWAIADGMGGHQCGEVASNLALTALQQAIESGEALQGAVQQANQAVLEAAVDDGMGTTLVSAHFHGADFELAWVGDSRAYLVTSNGIEQLTRDHSWVQMMIDAGELKPADAQSHAWRSIILRCLGREVPLEVGIGSGTLKAGELLLLCSDGLTNELTDAQIHATCTFADTLENLVEQLIDQANTHGGRDNISCIVIGRTAAPTTVESRGRRFINMLLKPLKS, from the coding sequence ATGCAACCTAGCCTCTCTGACCCATTGCTGGACTACGCCGGGCAAAGCTCGCCGGGGCGAAAGCGTAGCCATAACGAAGACGCCCTGCTCTGCTCGCCCGAGCAGGGCCTTTGGGCGATAGCTGACGGCATGGGTGGGCACCAGTGCGGAGAGGTCGCGAGCAATCTGGCGCTGACTGCACTGCAGCAGGCGATCGAAAGCGGCGAGGCGCTGCAGGGAGCGGTCCAGCAGGCCAACCAGGCGGTACTGGAAGCAGCGGTAGATGACGGCATGGGCACCACGTTGGTGTCTGCGCATTTCCACGGCGCCGATTTCGAACTCGCCTGGGTCGGCGACAGCCGAGCGTATCTGGTCACCTCAAACGGCATCGAACAACTGACGCGAGACCACAGCTGGGTGCAGATGATGATCGACGCCGGCGAGTTGAAGCCCGCCGACGCTCAAAGTCATGCCTGGCGCAGCATCATCCTGCGCTGCCTGGGGCGCGAGGTGCCTCTGGAAGTGGGTATCGGCAGCGGAACACTCAAGGCCGGTGAGCTGCTTCTGCTATGCAGCGACGGCCTGACCAACGAGCTGACCGACGCTCAGATCCACGCTACCTGCACCTTTGCCGATACGTTGGAGAATCTGGTGGAGCAACTGATCGACCAGGCAAATACCCATGGCGGTCGTGACAACATTTCCTGCATCGTGATCGGTCGCACCGCTGCCCCTACTACGGTCGAATCCCGCGGGCGCCGCTTCATCAACATGCTGTTAAAACCCCTCAAGTCGTAG